The window TACAAGGTGATTCCATAAAAGAGAATTTACTATCAGCTTAAAGGGAATCTCTCCATTATTGCTCTGAAAAATTTCTTCTTGTAAATTAAATCAAAAGTGAGCTCTGAATCGGGGAAAAGAATCGTGGCTATTTTTCTTGCCTTTTTAAAGATTCTATATGCTTCAATAAGATTTAGATTTTTTGATTGGTAAATTTCAGAGAGGGATGCATCGATTACAAATTTTAGCAATTTTATTTTTTTATTCTCTTCTTCTATTAAAATACTTCTTTCCATAAAAAAATTTTCGTTTAAGTTTATCATAATGTCAAATAAAAATTTTAATTTTTTGAAACTTTTTTGAAATTGGTTTAATATATGAAGACCATTGAAGGAGGAGAGATGAAGCTGAGATTTAAAAAATCAATTTTAGTTTTAAGCACATTTATTTTGATTTTTTGTTTAGCTACCTCATCCGCCTTTTCAGATGTAGATGGTAAGAAAGCTCTTAAATATGTCAAACATTTAGCTTCTGACAAATTTGAAGGAAGAAAGAGCGGCCAAAAAGGCGCTGAGAAAGCCGCTGATTGGATAGCAAAGCAGTTTGAAAAATGGGGAATAGAAAGAGCCGGGGAGAAAAATTCTTATTTTCAATTTTTTACCATTGAATATTTTAATGTGGATAAGAATGTAAAAATGGTGCTAAACAATGGCTTTGAAAAAAGAGAATTTATTTATGGTGAAGACTGGCATATAACGAAATTTTCAGGGTCTGGCAGATTCAAGTCAAAATTAATATTTGTGGGTTTTGGTATCTCCTCGCCGGAGAATAAATTTGATGAATATAGAGATATAGATCCAAAGGGAAAATTAGTTCTTGTAGTATACGGGATTCCGAAAGGAAAAGAGAAGGAATTGAAAGATTTCGAAAATGTTAATAAAAAAATAGAGACCGCCCAGAAAAAAGGAGCAAAAGGTGTAATATTTCTTAAGAATCCTGAACAGCAAACTCAGTTCTTCAGAGTTTCAGTTAAAAAAGAATTATACAGAAAGAATTTTTTTATAGGTAGCCTTGAGGATAATGCAACTAATTTTATTTTTAAATACATAAAGTATGATCTAAGAGACCTTGTTGCTCTGATAAGTGAAAATTTCAAGCCTTACTCTTTTGATACCAGGGTTAAGATAGAAGTTTCTGGTAAGTCAACTTTTGACAAAGGTAGAAAGACTAAAAATGTGCTTGGAAAAATATCAGGAATTGACCCGAAATTGAAGAGTGAATATGTAATTGTAGGAGCTCATATGGATCACCTTGGAAAGTCTCCTCTTGGAGATATATACAATGGTGCCAATGACAATGCCTCTGGCACTGCAGTATGCATGGAAATTGCAAGGGAAATGAAACAAGCTGGTATAAAGCCAAAGAGAACCGTGATTTTTGCATTGTGGGCAGCTGAAGAGCAGGGTCTTTTAGGTTCAAAATATTATACAGAGCATCCACTCTTTCCTATGGAAAAAACAGTCGCATATTTTAACATGGATATGGTCGGGCATGGAACTGGGAAAGTAAATTTCAGGGGAGAATATTACAGTCCTGAGGTTTGGAATTTGATTGAAAAGTCCTTACCCAAAGAAATACTCGATTACGCTGTTTCTGGAAGAGGAGGCCCTGGCGGTTCAGATCAGACATACTTTATCATGAAAGGAATACCAGCTTACGCCATCATGACAGATGGGAGACATTATAAATACCATAAGCCAAGAGATGAGTGGGACATCATCGATCCAGTAATACTGGAGAAGACAGGAAAATTAGTCTATAACGCAACTTTAGTTGTTGCAAATCATGATGAAAATTTAATTAAAACGAAAAGAGAAGAAAGGTACATTGTTAAGTATTCTCCTTTGTTAAATATAAATCCAATTGAAAAGAGAGAATACGATAAAATTGCTATTAAAAAAGAATTCGATGTGGACCTTCAGTTTATAACTCCTTTTTATATAGATTACGGTGAAGACATGAAGATTGAAACAATTTTAAAACAGGTTGTTTCTTTGTCTCAGGAAATAAAAGAAATGAAAAAAGTATCTCTGATTAAGTCTTCTTCTGACCTGATTACAAATCCAAGAGGAAATAAATTAACTTTTATACTGGGATTGACAGATACGAAGCCATTTGTTGAGGATATGGAATGGGCGAGAATTTTCGGAAAAGTTGGAATGGATTACATATTTTTTGAAGGAAAACCTCCGTTTTTCTTAGAAGAGAGTATTTCAGAGAAAGGAAAGAAGCTTTTAAAGATATTTAATGAGGAGGGAATTTTAATAATAGGAACTAAGCAGATAATATCTCAGATGAAGTCCCTTGTGGAATCTTCTTCAAAACCAGGGATAATTCTTACCGATGAGAATCTTGATAAAGATTTTCTCAGGTTAATAAAGGAAAAAGGATGGGCTGTAGGAATCTCTATAGGATTTGATATACCAGCAAACATTGCTTTTCATAGGATTGATAACATAAAGAAAGAAATCGGAATAGATAATATCTTGATTTTTTCAAAATATTCAAG is drawn from Acidobacteriota bacterium and contains these coding sequences:
- a CDS encoding M20/M25/M40 family metallo-hydrolase; the protein is MKLRFKKSILVLSTFILIFCLATSSAFSDVDGKKALKYVKHLASDKFEGRKSGQKGAEKAADWIAKQFEKWGIERAGEKNSYFQFFTIEYFNVDKNVKMVLNNGFEKREFIYGEDWHITKFSGSGRFKSKLIFVGFGISSPENKFDEYRDIDPKGKLVLVVYGIPKGKEKELKDFENVNKKIETAQKKGAKGVIFLKNPEQQTQFFRVSVKKELYRKNFFIGSLEDNATNFIFKYIKYDLRDLVALISENFKPYSFDTRVKIEVSGKSTFDKGRKTKNVLGKISGIDPKLKSEYVIVGAHMDHLGKSPLGDIYNGANDNASGTAVCMEIAREMKQAGIKPKRTVIFALWAAEEQGLLGSKYYTEHPLFPMEKTVAYFNMDMVGHGTGKVNFRGEYYSPEVWNLIEKSLPKEILDYAVSGRGGPGGSDQTYFIMKGIPAYAIMTDGRHYKYHKPRDEWDIIDPVILEKTGKLVYNATLVVANHDENLIKTKREERYIVKYSPLLNINPIEKREYDKIAIKKEFDVDLQFITPFYIDYGEDMKIETILKQVVSLSQEIKEMKKVSLIKSSSDLITNPRGNKLTFILGLTDTKPFVEDMEWARIFGKVGMDYIFFEGKPPFFLEESISEKGKKLLKIFNEEGILIIGTKQIISQMKSLVESSSKPGIILTDENLDKDFLRLIKEKGWAVGISIGFDIPANIAFHRIDNIKKEIGIDNILIFSKYSSCDDYLKSLLDLTLIMLENKYTRDDIGKILGGNFREIFRKVKGEREVAPLYVRPF